Below is a window of Tautonia marina DNA.
ACTGGCTCGCAGGTATTATCGCTGGGTTCCGGCGTCGGGACGGGAGAGGGCTCCCCTCAATCCTGCAGAACTTGGTACGATCCCCGCGGCTGAGTCAACTCCCGGGGACAACCGGTCCATGCAGCCCCGCATACGTCTCGCACCCTCCGAGGAGTTCGACCAGTTGACCAGTTGAGGCGGATGTTGCCACTCCAAAGTCCCGTGACTGGCGTGTGTCGTCCGAGGTTCGCTGAGTCGTTCGATGCAAAACCGCTCCGGGGCCGACCACCAGAGAGGTCGGCCATCGGGCAGTGAATCGGGCAGTGAATGCGTCGGCACGCGAATGAAATTGGGGGATTCCAAGACCTTTCGCTGCCCGGTCTGCTGGGTGTGATCTTGACGTAATCCCTTGCTCTGGCCACCATCTGCGTCACCACTAGGCTGCCGATTCCCGGCTTTCGTAAAGCGGGGGTTAAGAGTTCGACTCTCTTCGGTGGCTCTTGTGTGGTGGTTGATGTCGACGGCACGTTGAAGAAGACTCCCTGGGGTTCTTTTAGACTTTTGCAGGCGACGATCAGAGAGAACCTCTCATTTCGGTTCTCCGCTGACCGAAGCTCCTGGAACCGCCGAGGGGTTGGTTCGCTGTCGACGGCTTACTTGCCTAGAGATCGTTGGAAAGCCTGGCGAGCCACACGGAGTACGTTGCCGCCAAGGACGTTCCGAATGGTGTCGTCGGAGTGGCCTCGCTGAACCATGCCGACCGTGAACAACGGCCAGTTGGTCCAGGAGAGACTCTCGGTGGCTTCGGGAGTGGTCACGTACGGGTCGTCGGGCCAGAGGGCTTCCCAGCGATCGCGGCGAGGACCGCGCGAGGGGACCTTGCGGTTCTCGGTCGCTGAGGCTCGTGAGGAGTAGGCGACGTCGGTGCCGATGGCCACATGGTCCGCACCAAAGCGACGTATGGCGTAATCGATGTGGTCGAGGAAGGCGTTGATGTCTCCCTTGCCTCCGAGAAATCGGGGAATGCAGCAGATTCCGACGTAGCCGCCGGTGTCGACGATTGCCCGAATGACCTGATCGGGCTTCGACCGAATGTGTCGGTGCAAGGCCTCGCATGTGGTGTGGCTCGCGACGACCGGATGATCCGAGAGCTGGGCCGCCTCCAGACTGGTTTGCCAACCGCTATGGGCCACGTCGGGGATGACCCCCAAGCGATGCATCTCCGCGACCACGGCCCTCCCGAAGTCACTCAGGCCGGCGTTGGCCGGCTCGGCGCAACCGTCGCCAATCAGGTTGCGGCGGTTGTACGTCAGATGCATCATCCGAATGCCAAGCTGAAAAAAGACGCGAACATACCGCAGTTCATCCTGGACCGAGACCCATTGCTGCGTGAGCGGAACACCGTTGCCTGTCAGGTAGAGGCAGTGCTTCCCTTGCTCCTTGGCGGCGAGGATGTCGTCGGGGGAGGCTGCGCGTCGGAGGGTTTCGGGCAGCATGTCGGTCAGGTAGGTGAAGCGCGCCAACCGCTTCATCAGACGAAGCGGATCCTGCCCTTCTTCTCCCGCGTTCTGAAAGATGCAGGTGACCCCCGAGGCCTCCCAGGCGGCTTCAAAGTCGGCCTGCTCGGCTGGGTCGATCGCCGGGCGGGTCATGCTCATGTCTTCGGTCAGGTCCTGCACCTCGATGGCAGACGCACCGGCCTCGACCGCGGCTCGGACGGCGTCGCCGTCGATCGCCGCGCGGGGAGCGAAGCCATAGGCATCGAAGACCAGCGATTCCGCGTGGAGCCGCAACCCGTGCTCCAGTTCCTTGCCGGTGGGTTTCATGAGCCCCAGGGCGACATCCCGCGCTCTGGCGATCTTCGGGTCAGGCTCCCTACGGGCAACCAGTCTGGAAGGTGCTTCGTTCTCCATTCCGGCATGGGCATGCCACGCCGTTCCTGCCATTGCCAGGGCGGCCGAGGTGCCAAGGAATCCTCGTCGGTGCATCGCAATCTCCAATGATCAGGGCTGCAGAGCAGCAGTTGAGCAATTGCTCAACCCTCTGACCTGCCCCTCATGCAGGGTGGTTGGGGTGAGACGATCCGAGGTTCCTCACGAGGAACTTCCTTGCCACGTCTTCCCCAACGCCCCAGACGATCAGCACGACTTGATGTCGCGTTCCATCGTTCCAAGGGCTTCCTCAAATTGCCTCAGTTTGCGACGCTCATCACCCCGTCGCAAGAGGCTTGATCGGAACCAGTTTGCCGCAGAGAACTTGAGCGACTCCAATCTTGCCGAGATCACGATTCCAGAAGGATCTGTTTCAGAGCCCCTTCGGCCTGCTCGCGAACTTCGGGACTCGCGTCATCGCGTAATCGTTCCAGGCTCGGAACCGCGTCTCGGGCGGCGGGACCGGCAAGGCCAAGGAATTTGGCTGCCAGGAGGCGGACGGTTTCGTTGGCATGATCCAGGAGATCAACAAGCTCGGGGATCGACCGCTCCTGCGGTCCGGTTCGCTCGAACCGGCGGAGCGATCGCTCGACCGATCGGCGATCCGCTTCCAGCGCCGCCAAGGCGATGAGGTCGGGGAGGAAGAGAGCGCCCTCGCCTCCGAGTCGCTGAATGGCTCGACGAGCCGCGTCGCGGACCTCGGGGACGTCATCGTGCAGAGTTCTCACGAGATGCGGCCGGAGCACGGTGGCGTCCAGTTCCAGGCTTCCCAGGGCCAGGGCGGCGGCCTCTCGGGTTGTGGCATCCTCGTCATCCAGAAGGGCGACAAAACGATCAAACAACGGTCGTGCCGCCGAGCCCAGTTCAGCCAGGGTGCGCGCTGCGATGACTCGAAATTTCGGGTCAGAGTCGTCGAGCATCGTGCCCAGGGCCGGCACCGCCTCGGAAGCAGCAGGGCCATGAGCGGCGATGAAGTCAGCAGCCACGATGCGAACTTCGGGATGAGGCCCCTGAAGCGCCTCGATGACCGCAGGCAAGGCAGGCCGGCCCGCAGGGCCAAGCGAACGGAGGGTTTCGATGGCCAGGTGTTGAACCTGTGGGTCGCCATCGTCAAGCATGGATGCCAGGTCGTCTGGAAGTCGATCGTCTTTTGGCGCAAGGCGATGGAGGACCGAGATCGCCTCAAGGCGGATGGCCGTCGATTCGTCCTGAAGCAACTCACGAACGATCGGAAGGGCGTCACGTCCCCTTGGGCCGAGTTCTCCGATGGCGGCGAGAAAGGCGGCACGAACCTCGGGATCGGGGTCGCCAAGGCCAGCCATCAACCTTGGCACAGCGTCAGGGGCCGGAGGACGGAGCCGTCCCAGGGCCAGGGCCGCACCGCGACGAATGCGAGGGTTTGGATGCTCGGTTCCCTCCGCAAGCTGCCCGGAAATGGAGCGGCCGATCAGGGCCAGAGCTTCGGCGATCTGATTGACCTGACTCCCCTCGCGTCCCAGGGCTTCGATCAGGGTTGGGACCGCTTCCGGCCCGAGGAGATGCAACAGGAACGCAGCATGCCAGGCGATTGCTTCGTCGGTCGCCGAGAGAAGCGAGTCCAGAACCGGAACCATCTGTCGAAGCAGCTCGGGACGCCCGGAAAGCAGATGGACCGCCGCACTCCGAACCGAATCCTGCTCGTCTCGAAGGCTGCGGTCGAGAACCTCGGCGAGGGCTTCATCCGTTGTGGAGGATCGGCCGAGAGCCTCCACGGCTGCGGCACGGACTTCGGGAGCCGCATCATCGACCCGATCGAACAGGATGTCGAGCACTCGAACATCGGAAGAAATCGCGGTCGAGTACCCGAGGGCCTCGATGGCTCGGGCGCGAACACGAGCGTCCGCATGCCCGGTGGCGGTCATCAAGGGTCCAACGGCGTCGGGACCGATGCTTCCGAGTGCAACTGAGGTCTCGTGGCCAATACGGTCGCTGGGGTCGCCGAGCAGTTCGATCAGATCGGAGACGGCGTCTGAGGCATCGGAGCCGATCCGACCGAGCGCCATCACGGCCTCAGCCCGAACGTTCTCCCTGCGATCACTCAGGGTTTCTCGGAGTCCCTCGACCGCAGGCTGACCGACACTCGCGAGGGCCAGAGCGGCCCGGAAATCCTGGTGCGTTTGCTCCATCCGGCGATCACCGAACGGGGTGCGCAGCGCATGGAGTAAGGCGGGAACGGCCGGTGCGGCGTCGGGCCCCAGGTCGGTCACGGCATCGAAGATGTGCAGCCGGACCTGACCGTCCTTCTCCTCCATCAAGACGTCGATCATGGCCGGCAACGCGGCCAAACGGGTTTCGGTGTCGGCCTCTCGGATCGCGATCGCCGAGGCGCGACGGACCTCGACATCGGGATCCTTTAGACCTGCGATCCAGGAATGAACGAAATCGGGGACCGGGTGGTCCTGGACTGAAGCCGAAGCGGCCGAGCCGCCCATCCCCAATGCGAGGACAGCGACGAGCCTCATCACGAGTCGAGCACGCACAACCGCCCTCCGACGCGACGGATTCCCGGGCGAGATGGCCTCCTCCGGCCATCCCGCAGAATCGACTGGCCGATCAGATCAAGAGTCCCGGGAGCGGCTCGGTGCTGTCACCGAACCGATCGACCGGTACACCTGCCCCCTGGAGCATCGAGAGCAGGAGGTTCGACATGGGAGTCTCCGGCCGACACTTAAGGTACTGGCCGGTGCGAAGCGCCCCTCCA
It encodes the following:
- a CDS encoding HEAT repeat domain-containing protein, whose translation is MRARLVMRLVAVLALGMGGSAASASVQDHPVPDFVHSWIAGLKDPDVEVRRASAIAIREADTETRLAALPAMIDVLMEEKDGQVRLHIFDAVTDLGPDAAPAVPALLHALRTPFGDRRMEQTHQDFRAALALASVGQPAVEGLRETLSDRRENVRAEAVMALGRIGSDASDAVSDLIELLGDPSDRIGHETSVALGSIGPDAVGPLMTATGHADARVRARAIEALGYSTAISSDVRVLDILFDRVDDAAPEVRAAAVEALGRSSTTDEALAEVLDRSLRDEQDSVRSAAVHLLSGRPELLRQMVPVLDSLLSATDEAIAWHAAFLLHLLGPEAVPTLIEALGREGSQVNQIAEALALIGRSISGQLAEGTEHPNPRIRRGAALALGRLRPPAPDAVPRLMAGLGDPDPEVRAAFLAAIGELGPRGRDALPIVRELLQDESTAIRLEAISVLHRLAPKDDRLPDDLASMLDDGDPQVQHLAIETLRSLGPAGRPALPAVIEALQGPHPEVRIVAADFIAAHGPAASEAVPALGTMLDDSDPKFRVIAARTLAELGSAARPLFDRFVALLDDEDATTREAAALALGSLELDATVLRPHLVRTLHDDVPEVRDAARRAIQRLGGEGALFLPDLIALAALEADRRSVERSLRRFERTGPQERSIPELVDLLDHANETVRLLAAKFLGLAGPAARDAVPSLERLRDDASPEVREQAEGALKQILLES
- a CDS encoding dipeptidase, yielding MHRRGFLGTSAALAMAGTAWHAHAGMENEAPSRLVARREPDPKIARARDVALGLMKPTGKELEHGLRLHAESLVFDAYGFAPRAAIDGDAVRAAVEAGASAIEVQDLTEDMSMTRPAIDPAEQADFEAAWEASGVTCIFQNAGEEGQDPLRLMKRLARFTYLTDMLPETLRRAASPDDILAAKEQGKHCLYLTGNGVPLTQQWVSVQDELRYVRVFFQLGIRMMHLTYNRRNLIGDGCAEPANAGLSDFGRAVVAEMHRLGVIPDVAHSGWQTSLEAAQLSDHPVVASHTTCEALHRHIRSKPDQVIRAIVDTGGYVGICCIPRFLGGKGDINAFLDHIDYAIRRFGADHVAIGTDVAYSSRASATENRKVPSRGPRRDRWEALWPDDPYVTTPEATESLSWTNWPLFTVGMVQRGHSDDTIRNVLGGNVLRVARQAFQRSLGK